In Sphingobacterium sp. SYP-B4668, the sequence AGATAGTCGGCCACATAGATTGCCGCTGATTCGCGGGTATCATTTGTGTCCTTCTTAAAAGCCCATCCATAGCAGGCTATTTTCTTGCCTGATACGGTATTGTACAGTGTTTGGATAATATGATCGGCGAATCGATGCTTTTGGTGGTCATTCATCAAAATGACTTGCTCCCAATAGTCTGCCACTTCGTGCAGATTGTAACTTCGGGCAATGTATACCAAATTCAGAATGTCTTTTTGGAAACAAGAGCCTCCGAAACCTACAGAAGCCTTTAAGAATTTAGAACCTATACGAGAATCCATACCGATTGCTCTGGCTACTTCATCGACATTCGCCCCTGTTTTTTCACAAAGCTCCGAAATGGAATTGATGGAGGACACGCGTTGAGCCAAGAAAGCATTGGCCGTTAATTTGGATAGTTCCGATGACCACAGATTGGTCGTAATGATGCGATCCTTGCTCACCCAATTCTCATAAATAGCAGCAAGTGCTGTTATCGCATTCGCATCTTCTCCACCGATAAGGACACGATCGGGATGGAGTAAATCTTGCACGGCGGTGCCCTCTGCGAGAAACTCAGGGTTGGATAGGATGTGAAAATTGACACCATTGCCTGTGTTGTCCAAAATGTTCTTTAGTGCAGCAGCAGTTCGTACGGGCAAGGTAGATTTTTCTACCACAATCTTGTCCGAAGTCGCAATTTCGGCAATTTGTCTAGCGCACAACTCAATGTATTTAAGGTCTGCAGCTTTCCCTTTTCCCTTTCCATAATTCTTGGTGGGGGTATTGACGGATATGAAAATCATATCGGCTTCGTCAATAGCCTTTTCAATATCTGTCGAGAAAAATAGATTGCGCCCCCTTGCTTCGGCAACGATATCCGCGAGACCAGGCTCGAAGATAGGGAGCAAATCTACATTGGAATTATTCCATGCTGCAATACGGGATTCGTTCATATCTACAACGGTTATCTGTATATCAGGGCATTGTTGGGCAATCACGGACATCGTGGGGCCACCCACGTAACCCGCACCGATACAACAAATCTTTTCTATTTTTTTATTCATATGTGCGCTATTTTTTATTCAAACTCCACATACCAACCATAGTCATTACTGTCGGTACGGTCTCTACAATATGTTTATTGGAATATAGTTATACACTTCCTGTCTGTATTCAAATGTAGGCGTGGATGCTACGCTTTATACTGACAGCTACGTGAATGCGAAGTAAAATTAAGCAAATGAATTGAGTATTGCGTAATCTCCAAATCGTATTAACGGTCTATATTTTGGAAAGATGGGTGTCGAAGACTCCCTATTGTTTTTTATTTTCGATTCGTGAATGCAAAGCATTTTTTCTAGGTTTACATGAATATCCCAAAGTAGAAGAAGAGCTGTGATTAAAAAGGAGACCATAGAGAAAGTATTGGACGCTGCCCGTATCGAAGAGGTGGTTGGAGAATTTGTGGATTTAAAGAAAAGAGGGACCTCATTAATTGGCAATTGCCCTTTTCATAATGAAAAGACACCGTCATTCCACGTTTCCGTCGCCAAGGGTATATACAAATGTTTTGGATGCGGAGCCGGAGGTGATTCCCTAAAATTTGTCATGGAGTTGGAAAAATACTCCTATCCCGAAGCCATTCGATATCTGGCCAATAAATATCATATTGAAATTGAAGAACAGGAACGTACGCCTGCACAATTGGCGGCTCAGGATAAAAGAGAGAGTCTTTATGTCTTGAGTCAGTGGGCAGGGAAGTTTTTCAAGGAGAATATGTGGAATACAGATATGGGACAGTCTATCGGCTTGTCCTATTTCAAAGAACGGGGATATCGGGAAGAGGTTATCAAAAAATTTGAATTAGGGTATTCTCCAGACCAATGGACAGCATTGGTTGAAGCGGCCAAAGCTGCTGGGTTTCATGAGTCTTTTCTAAAAGAAATAGGATTGGCTATTCAGCGAGATGACGGTAGTTTGTACGATCGTTTTAGAGGTCGCGTCATGTTTCCAATCCAAAATCTTACCGGTAGGATTATTGGATTTGGTGGGAGGACGCTGAAGACTGAAAAGAGCGTGCCCAAATATGTCAACTCACCTGAAAGTGAAATCTATCACAAGTCGGACGTCTTGTATGGACTCAACTTTGCCAAAAAAGCCATTTTAGATGCGGACAACTGTTATTTAGTTGAAGGATATGCCGATGTGCTTTCGGTACATCAAGCAGGGGTGGAGAATGTAGTTTCATCCTCGGGTACCTCCCTGACCTCGGGCCAGATTAAATTAATCTCTCGTTTCACAAAAAATGTAACCATTCTCTATGATGGAGACCAAGCAGGTATTAAAGCATCATTAAGGGGTACTGATATGCTGCTGGAAGAGGGTTTGAATGTCAAAATTCTTCTTTTTCCGGATGGGAATGACCCCGATTCGTATGTGCAAAAATACGGATCGGATGCCTTTAAGAAATATATTGCCGATCATCAAGAAGATTTTATATTCTTCAAAACTAACATTCTTTTAAAAGATGCCAAGAACGATCCCATAAAAAGGGCGGAGGTGATCCGGGATGTGGTAGAGAGCATCGCATTGATTCCAGATGAAATTAAGGTCTCGGTATTCATCAGGCAATGTAGTGATTTATTGGATATCGAGGAACGTGTATTGCTCTCCGAATTGAACAGCATCCGGATAAAAAAAGCGAAAGACGCAGATAAGAAGAATAAGCGAGCGAGCGAATCTGCAGCACAGATGGAGATGGAGGGACCTCCTCCGGATTTCTTCATGACGGATGAAGAAAGAGGCGGTGCTGCACCCGTTGTCGAAGATAAGATCACACCTGAAATCTTACAGGAACGAGAAATAGTACGTATACTGCTCAACTATGGCGATTACCTCGCGACATGGGAAGGAGATGGGGATATACCAGTCGCACCTTTGCTGTTGGGGAGTATAGATGATGTTGGATTTGAGGACAAACCAAGTGCTTATATTATACAAGTGTATAAGGAATATGCCGAACGCTATGAAATACCACAGGCCAAGATGTTCTTTTCACATGAGGATTCCCAAGTAGCAGATTTGGCAATTAGTTGCGTTGCGAGTCCTTATAGCTTGAGCCCAAATTGGAATGATGATAAAAGAAAAATTTATATCAAATTGGAGCACGAACAATTAAAAAATTTGGTTGTTCAATCGATATACCGTATCAAAAAAAGGAAGGTCGAAACCGAAATGCACAAAATAAGGGAAGAATTGAAAGTGACAATGGATGCGGCTGATATGGAAATCTTAATCAGTAAGTATCAAAAGCTTAAGGAAGCAGAGAAATTGCTTGGTGATTTTCTTGGAAATACGATTGTGAAATAAGACATGGCAAAGCACCTTGAATATGGCATACAAGGAGAGCAGTTAGCGACAGAAAGGCTGATACGCGAAGGATATCGGATTGTCAAACGCAATTGGAAACATAAACATTTGGAGGTAGATATCATTGCTTATGACGGTGCAGTATTAGTATTTGTTGAGGTGAAAACTAGGCGGTCTCTAGCTTTTGGAGAACCCTCAGAATTTGTCGATATCCACAAACAGCGTAAGTTGATACGAGCCGCTGATATATACCTAGGAGGGTGTGAGCATATAGGAGATATTCGATTTGACGTAGTGTCTGTTTATTTGAGCGATATTGTAGAGATAACGATAGTTAAAGATGCATTTTGGAGTAATTGATGCTGATTTTCCATAAAAATGCTGGTGTAGGTCTTCTAGCTGTGCAGTGTCGGGTTTGGGAATACAAAGCATTTTTTCTAAGTTTGGATAGATTAAAATAGATGATATAAAATCATAATCAGATGAAATCATAAAGATTTATTCAAACGGAGTGACACGAGTTCATGAATACCACTAAAAAGCAAATGGTGTATGAATAATCAAACTTTAGGCTGAATAAATCGGATAGCTTCATCATCTTAAAAAAACAAATTTAATACGGATGAAAAAAATATTAGGCCTCTGCTCATTAGGGATGCTGTTAGTCTGCAGTTGTTTTACAAATAAAGGAAAATTGGAATTTGTTGCTCCAGAGTCTGGAAAAGTAATCGTTATTGGGCAACAGGTTAATTTCAAATTGAAATTTCCTACGGTAGCCCTCGATTCAGTAGTATATGCTGTTGATGGTAACATTGTAGGTCGTAAGAATGATACCACGACTTTGGTTGTCGATTCTCAAACAATTGGTCTAGGAACCAAAAACCTCACCGCCAAAGTGTATGTTGATGGCAAAGAGGATATCGCTTATAGTAACGTGATAATTGTTCCTGAATCGGCAAAGCAATACGGATTTGAAATCGTCAACACCTTCCCGCACGACACGTCGGCCTTTACACAAGGTTTAGAATATGCTGATGGTATCTTGTATGAATCTACGGGGCAATATAATTATTCTTCAATTCGAAAGGTGGAGCTTACGTCGGGTAAAGTCCTTAAAAAAACAATGCTTGATGCGAAGTCTTTTGGAGAAGGGATGACATTATGGGGCAATAAATTAATCCTATTGACCTGGGAAGAGAAGATTGGAATCGTATTCGATAAAAATACATTTAACCAGATTGGTACATTTGAATACGGCAATAGTAAGGAAGGGTGGGGACTCACGAATGATGGAAAGCGGTTGATTAAGTCAGATGGTACGAATATGATTTATTTTTTAAATCCGGATACATATAAAGAGGAGAGTTCCATAAGCGTATATGACGATAAGGGTCCTGTCGACAGCCTGAATGAGTTGGAATACATTGACGGAAAAATTTATGCTAATGTCTACGGTCAGGAAATTATCGTTATCATCGATCCTACGACAGGAGCTGTCGAAGGGCAGATAAATTTGGTGGGGATGTATACCAATCCAGAGCGTAAAACCTATGATAATGAGTTAAATGGTATCGCTTATGATAAGGATGCAAAGCGTCTATTTGTAACGGGTAAAAAGTGGAACCAGTTATTTGAAATCAAATTGAATGAACGATAGTCTTCAACTAGTATAACACACATCGGCCCTAACATATCATTAGGGCCGATGTGTGTTATATGAGGTCGTGTTCCGTCACTGTTTTTATCAATGCTGTCATGTTTCTAGCCTGGAATTTGTGCATGATTCGCTTTCGATGAGTTTCTATGGTCAATGGACTTAAAAATAACTTATCTGCAATAGCTGTGGTCGTATTACCCTGAGCTATGAGTTGTAATATTTCTTTTTCCCGTTTGGTCAATTTCGGGAATGACATCGTTTCACTCAGTGTGGGCCGTGAGATAATATCCTGTACACTAGGACTAAAGGCTGGTCTACCCGCTACAGCTTCATTAAGTGCTGACTTTAAATCTTGAAGGTCAATGTTTTTTAATAGATATCCACTTGCTCCATTCTCAAGCATTCTTAAGATAATACTTCTTTCAGAATGATTGCTGAGCGCTATCACTGAGATATTTGGATATGCTTGTTTGATCTGTAGACATAGGTCTATTCCGCTGATATCCGGTAGACTAATATCTAAGAGTATAATATCAACTTTATTATGCTTTAAAAAGTCCAGCAAATCTTGGGCGAGGGTGAAACTTGCTACTATACTATAAGTCGGACTCCCATCTAATAGGCGGTTGATACCTTCCAGCACAATCAGATGGTCGTCAAGTATAGCGATGCGGATAGGGACATTAGACATACAGCTCAATGTTTACGGTAGTACCCTCACCCACGGAAGAGTGGATATCAATCCGGCCATTGAGATACCCAACGCGATTCCGAATATTGTGGAACCCCATTCCATTTTCCGAGTCAAGTGTCGATGTATCAAAGCCTATCCCATTGTCTTCCATTGTAAGCAGAAAAGTGTGTTCCTCTTGGCTGCATTGTAGCAATACTTCTGACGCCCTCCCATGTTTGCGCGAATTGGTCAATAACTCTTGTATGATTCGATAGATGTTGAGCTGCGTCTGTTCGGGGATGTGTTTCTGAATGTCATATGCTTGAAATGAAATCTGCAGATGTTCGCTAATCATCGATTCACAGAGGTCACGAATGGCCGTTTCGAGCCCAAATTTGATTAAATTAATAGGCATCATATTATGAGCAATACGTCTTAACTCGGAGACCGAGTGGTCCAATTGTTTGATAATGGGATTCAAATCCGTAGCCAACACCTGCGCTCCACTTTCTTCGATTTTGCCCGAAAGATTCATTTTTAGACCGACCAAGGTACCGCCTAAGCCATCATGTAGGTCTTGAGCTAAGCGTTTTCGTTCGGTCTCTTCGCCAGCCATTAATGCTTTACTGTACTTTATTTTTTCGGTCTGTTCAATCTCTTTTAATTGTTGAATATGATTTTGATTTTGTTCCTGTAGCAGTTTTCTGTTGTTTCGATAATACAGATAGGAGATAATGGCCATAGCCAAAAGCAAGATACTCATAATCGCCAAAGACCAAGCGGTTAGTTTTGTGTTTTTTGTGTCCAGGTCTGCCTCCCTTTTCGCAGCTTCAAGTTTTGTGATTTGCTTCTCCTTTTCGGCAGTGTTGTACTTTGCTTCAAGGTCGCTGATTTTGACATCTGTTTCATTTTTATGTAGGCTGTCAGCGAGTGCATTGTATTTTTTTGACCAAAAATGTGCCTCGGGAATGTTATTGGTCAATTCATGGATTTTCACCATCTGACCATAAATTTCTTTTTTGGAGTTTAGATCTTGCAGGATACTGTTTTCAGGATTGCTTAACGCTGTCAGGATTTTTTTTGCCTCTAGATACTTGCCTAGCTCTACTAGTACTTCATATTTTCGAAACTGCATCATCTGTTGCATATGGAATTGATTATTATGCTTGGTGCTTTCGATTCCTTTATCAAGCGTTTTTATTGCTCCTGAAAAGTCTTTGGTATACAGGTCATAGGTGCCTCTTTGGTAGTAATAGTACGATGCATTTACCGATTCTGGATAAAGTTTTAAGAGATCTTCGGCTTTATCTAACGTTTGACGAGCCTTTTTAAAATTTTTGAGTTGAATATAATTATCTGTTGCGGTGAGGTAGGAGAGGAAAAGGGTTGGTGAATTGGGTTTTGCCTTTTCCAATAACTCTATTGCTTTTGTATTATACCCCTCAGATTTTTCAAATTGCCGGCTATACATCAACAATGCACCCAACTGCGAATAATAATGAGCTCTTTTCTCCAAGTTATCAGTTTTATCAGCTAAGGGGATAGATTTATTTAGTAAGATGTCCGTGACAAAATTGTCCCCTTTTTCAGCCCTGACCATTAGCGCATAGTTGTACCAAGAGGCGGCTCGTACCAAAAGAGCACCTGAATGATTGTACGGACGTATTATTTGTTCTGCCTCTTGATAAGCTTTTGCTGCTAAAGGTTTATTCCAATTAAAATAATGCTGACCTAAATAAAAATGATATAACCCTTTCAGATACACCTGTCCAGAAGGTGGAGAATCCTCAGAGAAGACGAGCGCTCTACCTTTATTAAGGGCATCTCTACTTTTAGTTGTATCCTTAAAACGCCAGTAATCCGAAATGAAAAAATAAGTGTTGGCTTTGATACTGTCTGAAGGTGTAGTCTTGATGACGTGCTGGAGACTGTCTAGGAATTTCTTTTCATCCATCTGAGACAGAATCTGCTGGGATCTAGCCGGCAACCAACTAACTATGAGTAGTAACAAGAGTAAACGGATATACATGCGAGTCTAAAATCTATAATGTGCCAAAGTGATATTCCTATCTAAATTATAGAAATTTCATAACACTCCATCACCTACCTGCAAAATTACCCGTTTACAGGTATCTTAATTAGTAATCGACAATTGGAAGCCCGATCAAGGCATTATCGTTTTGGGGACAATGGAAAATTCGATTTTCTCTGTAAGGGGTACATATGGAATTGTCGCTTGTTCTTCTAGTCTATCCGTGAATAATATGCCGTAGAGGTGGTCTACTTCATGTTGGAAGATTACCGCAGTAAACCCTTCAATGTTTTCTTCTATTATGTCACCTTCCGAAGATAGATACTGCAGTCTGATGGAATAGCTACGTTGTACGTCTTCTTTTTTGTTCGGAATAGATAGGCACCCTTCAGCACCTTTTCGACTTAGCTTAGAGCGCCAGATGATTTTTGGATTGATATAAAACTCAAATGGATTGTCCGTTTTATCAAATCTTTGAACCCAAATAGCATTTTTACTGATGCCTACTTGTGGAGCTGCAATTCCAACGCCGAGATGGTCAGGGTCATTGACAGTAGCGTACATCCGTTTGGATAAATGTACGAGCAAAGGGTCATCATGCTTGATATCTTGGGAAGGAGTCTTGAGAATCTCCAAGTCATTGGTATCCGTTACCTGGAGTACGCGCATCGTTTGACTACTATCCCCGGCATTGATGAGCTCTTGTTCCGCTTTGCTAAAGCTTTTTGCAATAGTTTTATTCACAGTTCTTTCGTTTTTTGGTCCCTTATATTTTTTCTCCCCAGCTTCGATTATGATTTGTAATTGATTTTCGGCAGGCGGTTGTGGGCATCGATAGCCATTGCTATATGCGCAGTATGGATTATAAGCTTTATTGAAGTCGATACTTATCATACTGTTTTTGATGTCTTTGATGTCAAGGTCGATATAGCGCCCTCCTTCATAGGTCTGCTTACCATTACTCTGGTCTAGAAAGGGTAAAAATAAATGGTCTTTGTAAGCAGGGTTTTGAAAACGGGCTGCATTTTGGTACGTTGTTAACGTAAATTCTTCCTCTTTTAATGTAAACTTCAATATTGCATATCGACGATACGCATTGCTAGTGCCATCATAAGTTGGCATAAGAAAGCTCGGCTCGTTAGGCAGTAGTTCCACCTTTGCGATGACTTTGAAATCCTCATTTGCGGTGAAGTATTCAATATATCCAATATCTTGGGGACGTAGTGGGCCAAAGCCATCCTGTTTTAGACTATTTTTTTTGATGGTCCAAAATTCGTTTATCTGAGTCGTATATGATTGTGCATCAGCGAGGGTGTATAGGCAGATGCATAGTATAAATGAAAATAGAAACTTCATTAATAGCGGAGTTATAAAAATATTTTGACAAAATTATCAAATTTGTGCGGTATAATAGATGTACTTATTGTCATTTTAGATTGGCAATGATGTGGACAATAGATTTAAGTCTAATATGGACACGTAATATCTTCGCTGGTTATGAGAACGGAAAATGATAGAGCTGCAAATCCCTTTATCTATAATAGCTTTGGTCTGAGTTTCATCAGTTTTGTGAAAATGATGGATAGATAAAATCATCTTTTTTATGATGAATTTATCTAAGTTTGTAAAAATTAAAAGATTACTATGCGATTAATGGCTTTTGACTATGGCACTAAACGGATTGGTATTGCTGTAACCGATCCACTTCAGATTATAGCCAATGCGCTCACGACGATCCATCCCAATACTATCCTTGAGTTTCTAAAGGAATATTTGGTAAGCGAACAAGTAGAGACTTTTGTGGTCGGGATGCCTCGACAACTTGACGGCACGGATTCACAATCAGCCTCCCATGTCGTAGGATTTATTAGGTTACTTAAAAAGACCTATCCCGATATCCCTGTTGTCCAGGTTGACGAACGATTCACTTCTAAAATGGCATCTGCCGTAATTGCGCAAAGTGGATTAAGGAAGGGAAAACGCCAAGAAAAAGGATTGGTGGATACCGTATCGGCAACAATAATCCTACAATCTTATATGGAAAGCCGCAACTTTATCTAAGAGTAAGTACATCCAATCAATTGAGCATACGTTACTAATGTGGCAAGTATCAATAGAGAGGGTGCTTTAAATAGTTTTTTAATAACAATATGATATGAGTAACATTAATTTTTTTGCTGAAGAGACGGATTTTAAACCTAAAGAAAAGCAAAAGATTCGTCAGTGGGTTCTGGAAACAGTCAAATCCGAAGGATATAAGCGCATAGCAGAATTGAATTTTATATTCTGTTCAGATGCTTATTTGTTGGAAATTAATAAGCAGTATCTCCATCATGATACCTTCACTGATATTGTGACTTTCGATAGTTCCGAAGATGAGCAGGTGATTGCTGGAGATATTTTTATCAGCATTGAGCGTATTCATGAAAATGCCGCCAAATTCAAAGTAACAGAGCGAGACGAGTTGCACAGGGTCATCATCCATGGGGTGTTACATCTATGTGGGTATCCTGATAAGAAAGTAGAAGATAAGAAGCTGATGACGAGTAAAGAAGACTTATATTTGGGAAGCAGGACGTTTTAACGTCGATCAACTAAGAGTCTGTATTAAGTTATATCGTGATTTTTATGTAAGCGCCTTTTCCCTTGAAGCTTGTTCTCTAAGATAGACATGCTACTATCAAAGGGTGAAGAGTAAGTAGCGCCTCTACCTTCAATAAACTTCACGAAGTTGTAGCCGTAAAGTAACCTGAAAGACTATTTAACCAATTTTAAACAAGCGTAAGAAACGGGTAGTATTAATAATTACTTAACATAAAGCTGATTTTGGGTTTATGAGAGAGCACTACATTTGTGACGAATATTAATTTAGATACAAGACGGAATAAGTCGATTCAATATCAATCGGAATGATTCTAAATCTTGTAGACGATAAGACAACCTATTGAGCCGCAGTGTAAAGTATCCCTATCGGAGCCGAGCAGTAAGTTGCCGCTATACATGGTGGCAATGGTATTTACAGAAAGCCCTCATCAACAGATGAAGAACCGAGTATAAGGAGTTCAAAAATGCAAGTGAAGCTTATACTCATTATTATAAAAGAAGAAGATGAGACCATCAGGGTTTGTTTGATACCACACAGTGGAATGAAATCGATCGGATAGCTTTCTCGCCATTAAAAAAGCAATTTATACGGATGAAAAAATCAACAATTCTATTTTCACTATTAGCTATCGCAGCATGCGTGGAAGCCCAGGAGATCGTCAGAGGTACGGTCTTTGCCGATCTCAATAATAATGGTCGCTATGATAAACAGGAAAAAGGGATTGCGGATGTCTCTGTCAGTAATGGCATACAGGTTGTACAAACCGATGCGAAGGGGAAATATGAATTACCAGTAGGGGGAGATAATATCATTTTTGTTGTCAAACCGAAAGACTTTAGCACTCCGGTAAATAGTCAAAATCACCCTCAGTTCTACTATATTCATAAGCCTGAGGGGAGTCCAACTTCAAAATATCCAGGGGTAGCACCTACAGGAGCACTGAAAAAAGATGTGAATTTTGCATTAATTCCTTCAACGGAAAGCCAAGATTTTTCTGCCTTTGTATTTGGTGACCCCCAAGCGTATACCGTAGAAGAGTTAGATTTTTTTAAACGCGGTGTTATTGATCAAATAGCGGATAAGCGCATGGCAAAATTCGGAATTAGTCTAGGGGACCTTGTTGGAGATGATTTGAGTCTACACCCAGCATATCTTTCTACCGTGGGCCATATGGGGTTGCCTTGGTATCAGGTGATGGGAAATCATGACATGAACTACGATGCACAGACAGATTCACTATCTGATGAATCATTTGAAGCGACTTTCGGACCCAATAACTATGCCTTCAACTACGGTAATGCTCATTTTATTGTGTTAGATGATATCTTGTATCCCCATCCTACTAAGCAGAAGGGCTATCAAGGTGGATTTCGCAAAGAACAGTTGGATTTTGTGGAGAACAATCTAAAATTTGTTCCCAAAGACAAGTTGATTGTCTTGGCATTTCACATTCCCTTGCTAATGGAGAATCAAGATGTCTTCAGGAGAGAAGATAGACAACGACTGTTCAATATATTGGCATCATTCCCACACACACTTTCCCTGTCCGCGCATACGCATTTTCAAACACAGAATTTCTATGGGGAAGCAGACGGTTGGAAACAAGCGAAACCCCATCATGAATACAATGTTGGTACAACATCCGGCGATTGGTATTCGGGTGTGAAAAATGAAATAGGGGTACCCGTGTCTACCATGCGAGATGGCACCCCAAAAGGATATGCTATCCTGAATATTAAAGGCAATCAATATACCTTTGATTACAAAGTAATAGGGCAGGATGCAGAGTACAAGATGGCGGTATACGGTCCAGCTGTAATTGAACAAAAGTATGTCGGACGGTCACCATATTTTGCAAATTTTTTCATCGGTCATAAAGATGATAAAGTTCAATATAGATTAGATGGTGGAGATTGGAAAGATATGCAGTATACCGAAGAGGCCGATCCGGATTTCGTTTTCTCCGTATTGCAGTACGACTTGGCCAAACAATATAGAGCAGGTAGACGCCCATCAGATGGGGTAAAATCAACACATCTTTGGAAAATGAAATTGCCCAAATTAAAAATCGGGATACATACCTTAGAAATTCAAGCCGTCGATATGTTTGGTCGGAAGCACACAACATCCAAAGAAATCGATGTCGTTAAGTAAAATTACAAGACGCAAGCAATAAAAAAAGCCCTGCTTTCTAAATAAGCAGGGCTTTTTTTATTGTTTGTGTATCGATTAAAATCTCTCGAATTGAGAAAAGAAGAAGTTACCTTCGATAGCAGCATTTTCATCTGAGTCAGAACCGTGCACAGCATTTGCATCAATAGATTTTGCATATTTGTTACGAATAGTTCCTTCAGCAGCTTCGGCCGGATTAGTTGCGCCTATAAGAGTACGAAAGTCTTCAACAGCGTTTTCTTTTTCCAAGATTGCCGCAACGATAGGGCCCGAAGTCATGAAGCTTACCAAGTCACCGTAGAAAGGACGCTCTTTGTGTACAGCGTAGAAGTTTCCAGCTGACTCGTTAGTCAATTGAATGTATTTCAAAGCTACGATTTTGAAACCGCCTGAAATAATGTCGTTTAGGATTGCACCGATATGACCATTTGCTACTGCATCTGGTTTGATCATGGTGAAAGTTCTGTTAGTTGCCATTACAATTATAAAATTTTTGCAAAGGTAAGAAAAATTTGAAAACAACCCATTGGCAATAATTTCCTTGTCAAATCAAATACACCTGCCCATCACAAGCTATGCAATACTCGATACTAATTCTT encodes:
- a CDS encoding response regulator, with the protein product MSNVPIRIAILDDHLIVLEGINRLLDGSPTYSIVASFTLAQDLLDFLKHNKVDIILLDISLPDISGIDLCLQIKQAYPNISVIALSNHSERSIILRMLENGASGYLLKNIDLQDLKSALNEAVAGRPAFSPSVQDIISRPTLSETMSFPKLTKREKEILQLIAQGNTTTAIADKLFLSPLTIETHRKRIMHKFQARNMTALIKTVTEHDLI
- a CDS encoding YraN family protein, which produces MAKHLEYGIQGEQLATERLIREGYRIVKRNWKHKHLEVDIIAYDGAVLVFVEVKTRRSLAFGEPSEFVDIHKQRKLIRAADIYLGGCEHIGDIRFDVVSVYLSDIVEITIVKDAFWSN
- a CDS encoding nucleotide sugar dehydrogenase is translated as MNKKIEKICCIGAGYVGGPTMSVIAQQCPDIQITVVDMNESRIAAWNNSNVDLLPIFEPGLADIVAEARGRNLFFSTDIEKAIDEADMIFISVNTPTKNYGKGKGKAADLKYIELCARQIAEIATSDKIVVEKSTLPVRTAAALKNILDNTGNGVNFHILSNPEFLAEGTAVQDLLHPDRVLIGGEDANAITALAAIYENWVSKDRIITTNLWSSELSKLTANAFLAQRVSSINSISELCEKTGANVDEVARAIGMDSRIGSKFLKASVGFGGSCFQKDILNLVYIARSYNLHEVADYWEQVILMNDHQKHRFADHIIQTLYNTVSGKKIACYGWAFKKDTNDTRESAAIYVADYLLNEEAELVIYDPKVPVEKIYADLDYLHTRTPEENRRLVTVVTDPMEAVKHAHAIAILTEWDEFKTYDWTLIKELMKKPAFVFDGRKLLNRRVLEGIGFKYYAIGE
- a CDS encoding tetratricopeptide repeat-containing sensor histidine kinase yields the protein MLLLIVSWLPARSQQILSQMDEKKFLDSLQHVIKTTPSDSIKANTYFFISDYWRFKDTTKSRDALNKGRALVFSEDSPPSGQVYLKGLYHFYLGQHYFNWNKPLAAKAYQEAEQIIRPYNHSGALLVRAASWYNYALMVRAEKGDNFVTDILLNKSIPLADKTDNLEKRAHYYSQLGALLMYSRQFEKSEGYNTKAIELLEKAKPNSPTLFLSYLTATDNYIQLKNFKKARQTLDKAEDLLKLYPESVNASYYYYQRGTYDLYTKDFSGAIKTLDKGIESTKHNNQFHMQQMMQFRKYEVLVELGKYLEAKKILTALSNPENSILQDLNSKKEIYGQMVKIHELTNNIPEAHFWSKKYNALADSLHKNETDVKISDLEAKYNTAEKEKQITKLEAAKREADLDTKNTKLTAWSLAIMSILLLAMAIISYLYYRNNRKLLQEQNQNHIQQLKEIEQTEKIKYSKALMAGEETERKRLAQDLHDGLGGTLVGLKMNLSGKIEESGAQVLATDLNPIIKQLDHSVSELRRIAHNMMPINLIKFGLETAIRDLCESMISEHLQISFQAYDIQKHIPEQTQLNIYRIIQELLTNSRKHGRASEVLLQCSQEEHTFLLTMEDNGIGFDTSTLDSENGMGFHNIRNRVGYLNGRIDIHSSVGEGTTVNIELYV
- the dnaG gene encoding DNA primase, which produces MIKKETIEKVLDAARIEEVVGEFVDLKKRGTSLIGNCPFHNEKTPSFHVSVAKGIYKCFGCGAGGDSLKFVMELEKYSYPEAIRYLANKYHIEIEEQERTPAQLAAQDKRESLYVLSQWAGKFFKENMWNTDMGQSIGLSYFKERGYREEVIKKFELGYSPDQWTALVEAAKAAGFHESFLKEIGLAIQRDDGSLYDRFRGRVMFPIQNLTGRIIGFGGRTLKTEKSVPKYVNSPESEIYHKSDVLYGLNFAKKAILDADNCYLVEGYADVLSVHQAGVENVVSSSGTSLTSGQIKLISRFTKNVTILYDGDQAGIKASLRGTDMLLEEGLNVKILLFPDGNDPDSYVQKYGSDAFKKYIADHQEDFIFFKTNILLKDAKNDPIKRAEVIRDVVESIALIPDEIKVSVFIRQCSDLLDIEERVLLSELNSIRIKKAKDADKKNKRASESAAQMEMEGPPPDFFMTDEERGGAAPVVEDKITPEILQEREIVRILLNYGDYLATWEGDGDIPVAPLLLGSIDDVGFEDKPSAYIIQVYKEYAERYEIPQAKMFFSHEDSQVADLAISCVASPYSLSPNWNDDKRKIYIKLEHEQLKNLVVQSIYRIKKRKVETEMHKIREELKVTMDAADMEILISKYQKLKEAEKLLGDFLGNTIVK
- a CDS encoding glutaminyl-peptide cyclotransferase is translated as MKKILGLCSLGMLLVCSCFTNKGKLEFVAPESGKVIVIGQQVNFKLKFPTVALDSVVYAVDGNIVGRKNDTTTLVVDSQTIGLGTKNLTAKVYVDGKEDIAYSNVIIVPESAKQYGFEIVNTFPHDTSAFTQGLEYADGILYESTGQYNYSSIRKVELTSGKVLKKTMLDAKSFGEGMTLWGNKLILLTWEEKIGIVFDKNTFNQIGTFEYGNSKEGWGLTNDGKRLIKSDGTNMIYFLNPDTYKEESSISVYDDKGPVDSLNELEYIDGKIYANVYGQEIIVIIDPTTGAVEGQINLVGMYTNPERKTYDNELNGIAYDKDAKRLFVTGKKWNQLFEIKLNER